The Cystobacter fuscus DSM 2262 region ATGTCCAGGATGGCGTGGGCGGTGGCGGGGCTGAAGCGGTCGCGGAAGAAGCCGAAGATGCCCACCACGGGCACTCCGTTGTGGTGCAGGTAGCGCGAGTCCGAGGTGAGCTTCAGGCTGTCCACCAGGTAGTGCCAGTCGCGGGTGATGGTGGAGACGAGCTCGGACTCGGGCGTGCCGGTCATGTCGTACTCGACGAAGAAGGTGCGGCCGGTGAGGTTGGCGGCGGTGCGCACGTGGCTCAGCACCCGCAGGGTGGGCAGGTCCGGGCTCGCGCCGGGGAGGAAGCGCTGCACGGCCACGCCGTCGATGCCGTGGGCCTCCATCCACTGGAAGTGCCGCAGCACGGTGCGGGCGTTGTTGGCGCTGAACAGGGTGGCCGGAGTGCCATCGGGGTTGGTGAAGCCGGTGGCGACGTGGCGTTCGGCCGGGGTGTACTCGGTCATGTCGGGCCAGTAGTCCACGGCGATCTTCGAGGGGCTCATGACGCCGCCCCAGTCGGGGATGTAGTGCTGCCAGCCCGTGTTGTCGTCGTCGCCCGGGGTGCGGAACCAGCCCTGGTAGCCGCACAGGAGCTTGCCCTTGAGCGTGGTGGCGTCCACCGGCGTGCCCCCGGCATACGTGGGCCCGGTGTAGGGCCCGAGGAAGGCCGTCAGTTGTTGATAGAGTGGGGTGGGCTGATCGCTCACGCGCACCTGGACGATATGCAATTGCAGGGGGCCGGGCTGGGTGAGGCGCAGGTCCGTGCCGCCGTTCTCGCCGTAGTGCAGGTTGGCGTTGTCCAGACGGAAGACGGCCGTCTTGTAGGCGCCGGAGCCCAGCACGCTGTTGCCGACGGTGAAGCCCGCGAACTGGAAGTCATTGCCCACGGCGTTGTACTGGGTGCCGAAGTTGCCCGTGCCCCCGATGTCCTTGAAGTCGACTTCCATGTACAGCGTGGCGCCGGGGGTGAAGTTCACGCCCGCGGGCCGCTTGAAATACATCAACCCCGTGTAGTTGCCGCCGCCGAGGTTCTGGCCCTGGTAGACGGTCTTCCCATCCAGGCTGATGGTGTTGAAGACGCCGTCGGAGCCCGACCAGGCCGTCATGACCGTGCTCACCGCCCCGGCCCGCCCGGGCAGAAGGGTGAGGCACAGGAGGCTCGCGAGCCATGACCACGACAGCAGCCGTGGCCCCCAGGTACTGCGATTCAGTCCACCGGTAACTTTTTCGTGTTTCATGGATTATTTGTATAATGCATGAAATGCTGTTTTTCCAGCAAGCGGATCTGTCAGGTTCCACTTTCTCTTCAGGAGATCCGAAAACATGAGAAACCGAGCCACGGTGCTGGCGTTTCTGCTGACGACCGCGGGGGGGTCCTCCGCCGTGTTCGCGGCCGAGCCGCTTCCCGTTTTCGTCACTGCCCACTACGACCAGGAAGCGCAGGTTCGTTCCATTGCTCCGCGCTTTCAGCACCTGATTGTCGACCGCATCAAGAAGACGGTGCAAACCGAGGCGCTGCCCGAGGAACTCGATGCACTCCGCCGCGCCGGCCTGCGGGTGGAGATCGACAAGGTGGGCACCGAGCGTCTGCAGCGACTCCAGACGGCCCTGACACAGTACGGCAGCCTGAGGAGCATTCCCGGCTACTCCTGCTACCGCACGGTGGAGGAAACCCACGGCACCATGGATTCGCTGGTGCAGCGAGCACCGGACCTGGCCTCGGTGGTGGAGATTGGCCCGAGCTGGGAGCGCAGCAGGAACGCGCAGGCGGGCTATTCGATGAGAGTGCTGCGGCTGACCAATGCCGCGACCAACGCCACCGTGCCCGACAAGGCGAACATGGTCGTGCTCAGCGCCATCCATGCCCGCGAGTACACGACCGCCGAGACCATGACCCGTTTCGCGGAATGGCTGGTCTCCGGCTACGGAAGCGACGCCGAGGCGACCTGGCTGCTCGACAACTTCCGCTTCCACTTCGTGCTGCAGGCCAACCCCGACGGCCGCAAGCGCGCCGAGGCGGGCGCGTCGTGGCGCAAGAACACCAACAACACCAACGGCACCTGTAGCAGCTCCCGCTTCGGCGTCGATCTCAACCGCAACTTCCCGTTCCACTGGAACAGCGTCTCCGGGGGGGCCAGCACGTCCCCCTGCGACGAGACCTATCGCGGGCCCACGGCCGGTTCCGAGCCGGAAACGCAGAACGTCGTCAAGTACGTCGCTGGCGTGGCCGGTAGCAACGGGGTCTATACCGGAGGCGTGTTCCCGGATCGCCGCGGAGACACGGCCAGTTCCGCGGCTCCGGACGATTACCGAGGCCTGTTCTTCGACATCCATAGCTACTCGCAGCTCGTGCTGTGGCCCTGGGGCGATACGAGCACGAAGGCACCCAACGCCACCGCGTTGCAGACTCTCGGCCGCCGGCTCGCCGGCTTCAACGGATACAAGCCCCAGCAATCGGTCGGGCTGTATCCCACCACGGGAGCCACGGACGACAACTTCTATGGTCTGCTCGGCGTGCCGGCGTACACGATCGAGCTCGGGGTCGCCTTCTTCGAGGACTGCGCCAACTTCGAGTCCAGCACGTTCCCGAAGAACCTCGCCGCGCTGCGCTATGCCGCGCGCAACCTGCACGCGCCGTACCGGTATCCCTCCGGGCCGGACACCACTGCCGTGAGCACGGGACTGTCGGTCGTCTCGCCCGGCACACCGCTGCCCGTCACCGCCACCATCGATGATCGCCGCTTCAACCAGGGCAATGGCTCCGAGCCGGTGCACACGATCGCCTCGGCCCGCGCCTACCTGGATCTGCCTCCCTGGGCCACGGGGGCGACGCCGATCACGCTCTCCGCGGCCGACGGCACGTTCAACGCATCGGTCGAAACCGTCACCGGAAGCATCCCCACGACCGGCCTGAGCGCCGGAGTGCACACCGTCTTCGTGCAGGGGACGGACGCCGACGGCAAGCCGGGGACCCCCCAGGCCGTGCGCTTCGAGGTCGGGGACAGCAGCAACGCCGCGCCCGTCGCGCTCTTCAGCTACAGCGCCAGCCGGATGACGGTGAATTTCACGGATGCCTCCACCGATGCCGA contains the following coding sequences:
- a CDS encoding glycoside hydrolase family 71/99-like protein — protein: MKHEKVTGGLNRSTWGPRLLSWSWLASLLCLTLLPGRAGAVSTVMTAWSGSDGVFNTISLDGKTVYQGQNLGGGNYTGLMYFKRPAGVNFTPGATLYMEVDFKDIGGTGNFGTQYNAVGNDFQFAGFTVGNSVLGSGAYKTAVFRLDNANLHYGENGGTDLRLTQPGPLQLHIVQVRVSDQPTPLYQQLTAFLGPYTGPTYAGGTPVDATTLKGKLLCGYQGWFRTPGDDDNTGWQHYIPDWGGVMSPSKIAVDYWPDMTEYTPAERHVATGFTNPDGTPATLFSANNARTVLRHFQWMEAHGIDGVAVQRFLPGASPDLPTLRVLSHVRTAANLTGRTFFVEYDMTGTPESELVSTITRDWHYLVDSLKLTSDSRYLHHNGVPVVGIFGFFRDRFSPATAHAILDIFKGPGPYQAFVEGAGAWYWNIEPYPEEWKQVIYRMGAWQPWNTGNSGSNPGDVPNSSYWAADQAALAARGVMYVPQLYPGSSDFNRSGKIWDPNADNRQSGAFLWSQVARAASIGASSVFLGMFDEIDEGTQIFKVSSTPPTQARFRDNQGLPSDAYLCFTGQATKMIRGEIPYRATPPNCAAMTQPTIPDAVAPLNGATPAGAQVTYQWTPALALAQGGTLARYELWLDGVITSVGSSTQVTRSTSSGRHVWRVRAVNSLGNAGGWSVAQTFTVP
- a CDS encoding M14 family zinc carboxypeptidase gives rise to the protein MRNRATVLAFLLTTAGGSSAVFAAEPLPVFVTAHYDQEAQVRSIAPRFQHLIVDRIKKTVQTEALPEELDALRRAGLRVEIDKVGTERLQRLQTALTQYGSLRSIPGYSCYRTVEETHGTMDSLVQRAPDLASVVEIGPSWERSRNAQAGYSMRVLRLTNAATNATVPDKANMVVLSAIHAREYTTAETMTRFAEWLVSGYGSDAEATWLLDNFRFHFVLQANPDGRKRAEAGASWRKNTNNTNGTCSSSRFGVDLNRNFPFHWNSVSGGASTSPCDETYRGPTAGSEPETQNVVKYVAGVAGSNGVYTGGVFPDRRGDTASSAAPDDYRGLFFDIHSYSQLVLWPWGDTSTKAPNATALQTLGRRLAGFNGYKPQQSVGLYPTTGATDDNFYGLLGVPAYTIELGVAFFEDCANFESSTFPKNLAALRYAARNLHAPYRYPSGPDTTAVSTGLSVVSPGTPLPVTATIDDRRFNQGNGSEPVHTIASARAYLDLPPWATGATPITLSAADGTFNASVETVTGSIPTTGLSAGVHTVFVQGTDADGKPGTPQAVRFEVGDSSNAAPVALFSYSASRMTVNFTDASTDADGTIATRAWSFGDGGSSTTTHPSHTYATPGSYTVTLTVTDNKGARHGLSQQVSVFDGGVLQNGVPVSNLAAQKGQPLYYRIDVPTGATLLGVRVSGGSGDADLYVRYGELPTSSAYDCRPYASGNDESCGGSGNTENPLQTKAGGWFVMLNPYSSFSGVTLTASYTSAP